A portion of the Luxibacter massiliensis genome contains these proteins:
- a CDS encoding S8 family serine peptidase — translation MRKMYRGMKRLTAVLLAGALVFSDYIVLTAEDVQQGEGESYEEESLVESQDTTVTDTETDGAAEYVTGEVLVFYESDIVSEEEVETLARENDDQVKDTVVTADSTAVSVVELSDESTVAEAVESYTADERVEFAMPNYILETCEDEMVQSMAQQAVNDENYPSQWYLEQIHVPEAWDIIGQVPHEKVKVAVLDTGADISHPDLANIIDLGGSAEILSDAPDSTQGPLKGDGYQLGNVSGATAGTTHGTHVTGILGAQANNGIGIAGTASAYDNSVLDLMVIDIFPGAKTTFSYLFKGMEYARSQGAKVINLSLGINLNTASAEYQLLVQGCRKVFDSFMAEGITVVCAAGNGDSGNAVYDNGEITSVPGDLSSTISVINVDRNNNKSSTSNYGSMKDISAPGTDIWSTKAGASYGSQSGTSMAAPVVTGVAAMMLSVNPSLDPAAVKDILRATATDINTEGYDIYTGYGLVDAYKAVQEAAVRAGKLAEGEAQKPSQPSGGADQQPGGTQGNNADTALPEVNYKTHVQTYGWQDWVSGGNTSGTEGKAKRLEALQVKLDGLTVDGGIQYKTHVQTYGWQDWVSDGAISGTEGEAKRLEAVCIRLTGQAAEKYDVYYRVHAQTYGWLDWAANGQAAGTSSYAKRLEAVQVVLTPKGGTPPGNTQRPYIHPLVKYKTHVQTYGWQGYVYDGKTSGTEGKAKRLEGLCIELDEPAYQGGIEYQTHIQTYGWEDTWHPDGEMSGTEGQAKRLEAVRIRLTGELEEKYDVYYRVHVQTYGWLGWAKNGEASGSEGKAKRLEGIQVMLVQKGGAAPGSTADVFRK, via the coding sequence ATGAGAAAAATGTACAGGGGGATGAAAAGGCTGACAGCAGTTCTGCTGGCAGGGGCGTTAGTTTTCAGTGATTACATAGTTCTTACTGCTGAAGATGTACAGCAGGGGGAAGGAGAGTCCTATGAGGAGGAATCCCTGGTGGAAAGCCAGGACACTACAGTCACAGACACTGAGACAGACGGAGCCGCAGAGTATGTTACGGGGGAAGTGCTGGTCTTTTATGAGTCTGATATTGTTTCAGAAGAAGAGGTGGAGACACTTGCCAGGGAAAATGACGACCAGGTAAAAGATACAGTAGTCACTGCAGATAGCACAGCAGTTTCTGTAGTTGAGCTGTCAGATGAGAGTACGGTGGCAGAGGCCGTGGAATCCTATACAGCTGATGAGAGGGTTGAATTTGCCATGCCCAATTACATATTAGAAACATGTGAGGATGAAATGGTTCAGTCCATGGCCCAGCAGGCGGTAAATGACGAGAATTATCCGTCTCAATGGTATCTGGAGCAGATACATGTCCCCGAAGCCTGGGACATTATAGGGCAGGTGCCCCATGAGAAAGTAAAGGTGGCTGTGCTGGATACGGGTGCAGATATTTCCCATCCTGACTTGGCTAATATAATTGACCTTGGGGGAAGCGCTGAAATCCTATCTGATGCCCCGGACAGTACACAGGGACCGCTGAAGGGAGATGGTTATCAGCTTGGGAATGTGTCAGGCGCCACAGCGGGAACTACCCATGGAACCCATGTCACAGGCATTCTGGGAGCACAGGCGAATAATGGCATCGGAATAGCAGGTACTGCCAGCGCCTATGATAATTCAGTCCTGGATTTGATGGTCATTGATATATTTCCAGGGGCTAAAACTACTTTTTCCTATTTATTTAAAGGGATGGAGTATGCCAGGAGCCAGGGGGCAAAAGTGATAAATTTAAGCCTTGGCATTAATTTAAATACAGCCTCGGCGGAATATCAGCTGCTTGTACAGGGCTGCAGGAAAGTTTTTGATTCGTTTATGGCTGAAGGGATTACTGTGGTCTGTGCGGCAGGCAATGGCGACAGCGGCAATGCGGTATATGATAATGGAGAGATTACCAGCGTGCCAGGAGATTTATCTTCCACAATCAGTGTGATCAATGTAGATCGGAATAATAACAAGAGCAGCACCTCCAATTACGGGAGCATGAAGGATATTTCTGCCCCGGGGACAGATATATGGAGCACGAAAGCAGGGGCGTCTTACGGGAGCCAGTCAGGCACTTCCATGGCCGCACCGGTTGTAACAGGGGTTGCCGCAATGATGCTTTCTGTGAACCCGTCGCTGGACCCAGCCGCGGTGAAGGACATTTTACGGGCCACAGCCACAGATATCAACACAGAAGGATATGACATATACACGGGTTATGGCCTGGTAGATGCCTACAAAGCGGTTCAAGAAGCTGCAGTACGTGCCGGGAAGCTGGCTGAGGGAGAGGCACAAAAACCCTCCCAGCCCTCAGGGGGAGCAGACCAGCAGCCGGGAGGGACACAGGGGAATAACGCGGATACGGCACTGCCTGAAGTGAATTATAAAACCCATGTACAGACTTATGGCTGGCAGGACTGGGTTTCTGGTGGGAATACAAGCGGCACTGAAGGGAAGGCAAAGAGGCTGGAGGCCCTTCAGGTCAAACTGGATGGATTGACGGTGGACGGTGGGATCCAATATAAGACCCATGTGCAGACCTATGGCTGGCAGGATTGGGTTTCTGACGGGGCCATAAGCGGGACGGAAGGGGAGGCTAAAAGGCTGGAGGCTGTCTGCATACGTCTGACAGGCCAGGCGGCGGAGAAGTATGATGTGTACTACCGTGTCCATGCCCAGACTTATGGCTGGCTGGATTGGGCTGCAAACGGCCAGGCGGCAGGCACATCCTCTTATGCAAAGCGCCTGGAAGCAGTGCAGGTTGTTTTGACGCCTAAAGGCGGCACTCCTCCGGGAAACACGCAAAGGCCTTATATCCATCCTCTGGTAAAATATAAGACTCATGTGCAGACCTATGGCTGGCAGGGATATGTGTACGACGGCAAGACAAGTGGGACAGAAGGCAAAGCGAAGCGCCTGGAGGGACTCTGTATTGAACTAGATGAGCCAGCATACCAGGGTGGCATAGAGTACCAGACCCATATACAGACTTATGGCTGGGAGGATACATGGCATCCCGACGGGGAGATGAGTGGGACGGAAGGCCAAGCAAAAAGGCTGGAGGCGG
- a CDS encoding LCP family protein, with amino-acid sequence MASKKSRAKMTKQQRALLHKKKMRRRIILLIVEIILLLLLGAAAYAMTKFDKLDYKQLDTSNLEIYQDTGEFTNIALFGLDSREGELEGGVRSDTIMIASINNKTKEVKIVSVFRDMLSQQQDGTYEKANAAYSFGGPEEAIALLNRNLDLDIQKYMSVNFNALADVIDLLGGIEIDLTGEEAYYVNGYSTETSKVVGRETTLLDHDGLQTLDGIQAVSYARIRYTEGNDFKRAERQRTVLEKVVEKAKKAKLSTLNNIIDKVLPQVSTNLSASDFIGLASSAVSYNIGEMTGFPFDVTTSEDVIGLEGSYVVPIGFADNVSQLHKFLFGVEDYKVSSKVEQVDQDVAYLTGIAGEYTYSSGSGDSGSGYTDGNSDAGSGYTDESGYSGSGYTDGSGYSDSGYTDESGYSDSGYTDGGSYSDNGYGSSDGYTYE; translated from the coding sequence ATGGCAAGTAAAAAATCAAGGGCAAAGATGACAAAGCAGCAGAGGGCTTTGTTACATAAAAAGAAGATGAGGAGAAGAATCATACTCTTGATTGTTGAAATTATATTGCTGCTTCTTCTGGGGGCGGCAGCCTATGCAATGACCAAGTTTGATAAATTGGACTACAAACAACTGGATACCTCTAATCTGGAGATATACCAGGATACAGGTGAATTTACGAATATCGCCCTTTTTGGGCTGGATTCCAGGGAAGGTGAGTTAGAAGGCGGTGTCCGAAGCGACACGATTATGATTGCGAGTATAAATAATAAGACAAAAGAGGTCAAAATTGTTTCTGTATTTAGGGATATGCTTTCCCAGCAGCAGGACGGCACATATGAAAAGGCGAATGCGGCCTATTCCTTTGGAGGGCCGGAGGAAGCCATCGCCCTCTTAAACAGGAATCTGGATTTGGATATCCAGAAGTATATGAGTGTCAACTTTAATGCACTGGCAGATGTCATCGACCTGCTTGGAGGCATTGAAATTGACCTGACAGGTGAGGAGGCCTACTATGTCAATGGATACAGTACAGAAACTTCCAAGGTAGTAGGAAGAGAGACTACTCTTTTAGACCATGACGGCCTACAGACCCTGGATGGGATCCAGGCAGTATCCTATGCGCGTATACGTTATACGGAAGGCAATGACTTTAAACGTGCGGAACGTCAGAGGACTGTTTTAGAAAAAGTAGTAGAAAAGGCAAAAAAAGCAAAGCTGTCAACTTTAAACAATATTATAGACAAGGTTCTGCCCCAGGTTTCCACAAATCTGTCCGCCAGTGATTTTATTGGACTGGCATCCAGTGCAGTTTCCTATAATATAGGAGAGATGACAGGGTTTCCTTTTGATGTGACGACCTCGGAAGATGTGATTGGCCTGGAAGGTTCATATGTTGTGCCAATTGGCTTTGCGGACAATGTAAGCCAGCTCCACAAGTTCTTGTTTGGGGTGGAAGACTACAAGGTATCATCAAAAGTAGAACAGGTGGATCAGGATGTGGCATATTTGACAGGGATTGCCGGAGAGTACACTTATTCCAGCGGCAGCGGCGATTCGGGTTCAGGCTATACCGATGGGAATAGCGACGCCGGATCAGGTTATACGGACGAAAGCGGCTATTCAGGATCAGGTTATACGGACGGAAGCGGTTATTCTGACTCAGGTTATACGGACGAAAGCGGCTATTCTGACTCAGGGTATACGGATGGGGGTTCCTATTCGGATAATGGATATGGCAGTTCGGATGGATATACTTATGAATAG
- a CDS encoding undecaprenyl-phosphate glucose phosphotransferase: protein MIKDNQKYFNRLHVVIDGFIIIISYALSWFLRFKSGLFIIDAWYLPIEIYMGALIFIVPGYLILYGSFQLYTPKRVQGRRLEAWHIIQANTIGLLCFILILYLTKEPNFSRKMIFIFFAVNIFLEVLVRNLIRYFLRNIRRNGYNQKHMLLVGYSRAAEKYIDRIISNPEWGYSVRGILDDHQPRGMEYRGIKVIGSIDNLLIILPQNRVDEIAITLGIDEYHKLEYIVNMCEKSGVHTKFIPDYNNIIPTRPYTEDLLGLPVINIRHVPLTNTSNRLMKRAVDIFGSIVALILFSPAMLITAAAIKITSPGPLIFKQERVGLGNKSFAMYKFRSMVVQDNETEKRRWTTKDDPRVTRVGKFIRRTSIDELPQLFNVLKGNMSLVGPRPERPLFVEKFKEEIPRYMVKHQVRPGLTGWAQVNGYRGDTSIKKRIEYDLYYIENWTLGFDFKILFLTFFKGFVNKNAY, encoded by the coding sequence ATGATCAAAGATAATCAGAAGTATTTTAACCGGCTGCATGTAGTGATAGATGGTTTTATCATCATTATTTCCTATGCACTGTCCTGGTTTTTAAGATTCAAAAGCGGATTGTTTATAATTGACGCATGGTATCTTCCCATTGAAATTTATATGGGCGCCCTGATTTTTATTGTGCCCGGCTATCTGATACTGTATGGCTCATTCCAGCTTTATACGCCTAAAAGGGTACAGGGCAGGCGGCTGGAAGCGTGGCATATTATACAGGCCAATACAATAGGGCTGCTCTGCTTTATTCTTATATTGTACCTGACAAAAGAACCAAACTTCTCCAGGAAGATGATTTTTATTTTCTTTGCGGTAAATATTTTCCTGGAAGTATTGGTGAGAAACCTGATCAGGTATTTCCTGAGAAATATCAGGAGAAACGGGTATAACCAAAAACATATGCTTCTGGTAGGGTACAGCCGGGCCGCAGAAAAGTATATTGACCGGATTATATCAAATCCCGAGTGGGGATACTCCGTGCGTGGGATTCTGGATGACCATCAGCCCAGGGGCATGGAATACCGTGGGATTAAGGTGATCGGGAGTATTGACAACCTGTTGATTATACTGCCCCAAAACAGAGTGGATGAGATTGCAATCACACTGGGGATTGACGAGTACCACAAGCTGGAATATATCGTGAATATGTGTGAAAAATCAGGAGTGCATACTAAATTTATTCCTGACTATAATAATATTATTCCTACCAGGCCTTACACGGAAGATTTGTTAGGCCTTCCAGTTATAAATATCAGGCACGTGCCCTTGACCAACACTTCCAACAGATTAATGAAAAGGGCAGTGGATATATTTGGGTCTATCGTGGCATTGATTTTGTTCTCTCCTGCCATGCTTATCACAGCAGCAGCTATTAAGATCACATCCCCCGGCCCGCTGATTTTCAAACAGGAACGTGTGGGGCTGGGGAATAAATCATTTGCGATGTATAAGTTCCGCTCAATGGTTGTACAGGACAATGAGACAGAAAAAAGAAGGTGGACAACCAAGGATGACCCCAGGGTGACCCGGGTAGGAAAGTTTATACGCAGGACAAGCATTGATGAGCTGCCGCAGCTTTTTAATGTACTGAAAGGCAACATGAGCCTGGTAGGCCCCAGGCCTGAGAGGCCGCTGTTTGTAGAGAAATTTAAAGAAGAGATACCAAGGTATATGGTAAAACACCAGGTCAGGCCGGGCCTGACAGGATGGGCGCAGGTGAACGGCTACCGGGGGGATACTTCGATAAAGAAAAGAATTGAATATGACTTGTATTATATTGAGAACTGGACATTGGGGTTTGACTTTAAGATTCTTTTTTTAACATTCTTTAAAGGGTTTGTAAACAAAAATGCATATTAA
- a CDS encoding glycosyltransferase, with the protein MACKSVDIIIPTYKPDDKFGRLIRALIKQTYPVQNIYIINTKGGKFPWELAALDGRIKVSQITSREFNHGGTRRKAVEASGSEFFICMTQDAVPVDEHLVEKLMSAFDDGDVACAYARQLPEPDCNTIERYTRKFNYPDASFKKDMHSVETMGIKAYFCSDVCAAYRRKVYNRAGGFEERVIFNEDMIMAARMIKAGYKCAYVAEAKVIHSHNYGCKEQFKRNFDMGVSQAQCPEIFKEVPPEGEGLRLVRKTAAYLIHSRKPWLLFSLFFQSASKLAGYKLGVNYRKLPQGIVRFCTATPKYWEV; encoded by the coding sequence ATGGCCTGTAAAAGTGTGGATATTATTATTCCGACATATAAACCTGACGATAAGTTTGGCAGATTGATACGTGCTCTTATAAAACAGACATATCCTGTACAAAATATCTATATTATAAACACAAAGGGAGGCAAGTTCCCGTGGGAGCTTGCGGCACTGGACGGCAGGATAAAAGTGAGCCAGATTACCTCCCGGGAATTTAACCATGGAGGCACACGCCGAAAAGCAGTGGAAGCATCAGGCAGTGAGTTTTTTATATGCATGACACAGGATGCAGTGCCTGTGGACGAGCATTTGGTGGAAAAACTTATGTCTGCCTTCGACGATGGGGATGTGGCCTGCGCTTATGCAAGGCAGCTGCCGGAACCGGACTGTAATACAATAGAGCGGTATACTAGAAAATTTAATTATCCTGATGCCAGTTTTAAAAAGGATATGCATTCCGTAGAGACGATGGGAATTAAGGCATATTTCTGTTCAGATGTATGTGCGGCCTACCGCAGAAAAGTATATAACCGGGCAGGCGGGTTTGAGGAGCGGGTGATATTTAATGAAGATATGATTATGGCGGCCAGAATGATAAAGGCCGGGTATAAATGTGCATATGTGGCTGAGGCAAAGGTCATCCATTCCCATAATTATGGATGTAAAGAGCAGTTCAAAAGAAACTTTGACATGGGAGTTTCCCAGGCACAGTGCCCTGAGATTTTTAAGGAGGTTCCCCCGGAAGGTGAAGGCCTGCGCTTGGTAAGAAAGACGGCGGCCTACCTTATACACAGCAGAAAACCATGGCTTCTTTTCAGCCTGTTTTTCCAGAGCGCCTCTAAACTTGCAGGTTATAAGCTGGGGGTTAATTACAGGAAGCTGCCACAAGGTATAGTAAGGTTTTGTACTGCCACACCCAAATACTGGGAAGTATGA
- a CDS encoding LCP family protein codes for MAKRRGRRRKRAKGGLASWKIILAVFGGVLVLLTTAGVAFAASKLGKIETTQLDVEKLNISDEVEYNETGYLNVALFGLDSRDNTLGAGERSDTIMIASLNRETKEVKMCSIFRDTLLQQSDGSYNKANAAYAFGGAEDAVAMLNKNLDMDIQHYVTVNFNALADVIDLLGGIELELTGEEAYWVNGYITETSKVVGRTTELLDHDGKMTLDGIQAVSYARIRYTSGDDFKRAERQRLVLEQIVKKAQSADLSTINKIIDKVFPKIATNFTLTEILAYAKDAFDYKLGKTSGFPFDNSTATLTGVGSSVIPQSLQSNVIQLHEFLFGDDGYTYSSTVAEISDEIQNHALYSTTDDTSEYNDYSGTDYYNDPYSNSDTYSSGQYNSTTDVQGTGGYGGNTDVGNSYEVQDNTGGGTDAGTATENIPDAGVSDSTADGTAGQGTDTGLY; via the coding sequence ATGGCAAAAAGAAGAGGAAGGCGAAGGAAAAGAGCGAAGGGTGGCCTGGCTTCATGGAAGATCATCCTGGCTGTTTTCGGTGGTGTTTTAGTACTGCTGACAACTGCGGGCGTGGCGTTTGCAGCGTCAAAACTTGGGAAAATAGAAACAACACAGCTGGATGTTGAGAAGCTTAATATTTCTGATGAAGTTGAGTATAACGAGACAGGCTATTTAAACGTGGCCCTTTTTGGCCTGGACTCCCGGGATAATACCCTGGGTGCCGGCGAGAGGAGCGATACCATTATGATAGCCAGCCTGAACCGGGAGACGAAGGAAGTCAAGATGTGTTCTATATTCAGGGATACCTTGCTGCAGCAGTCAGACGGTTCCTACAATAAAGCAAACGCGGCATATGCATTTGGCGGGGCAGAGGATGCAGTAGCAATGCTGAACAAAAATCTGGATATGGATATACAGCATTATGTCACTGTTAATTTCAATGCATTGGCTGACGTTATAGATCTTCTTGGCGGAATTGAGCTGGAACTGACAGGGGAGGAGGCCTATTGGGTTAATGGCTATATCACTGAGACGTCTAAGGTGGTAGGGCGCACGACAGAGCTTTTGGACCACGATGGCAAGATGACTCTGGATGGCATCCAGGCGGTATCCTATGCCCGGATCCGTTATACAAGCGGGGATGATTTTAAACGGGCAGAACGACAGAGGCTGGTTCTTGAACAGATTGTTAAAAAGGCCCAGTCGGCGGACCTATCTACAATAAATAAAATAATCGATAAGGTTTTCCCTAAAATAGCCACTAATTTTACACTTACAGAGATATTGGCTTATGCGAAGGACGCCTTTGATTATAAACTCGGGAAGACAAGTGGGTTCCCCTTCGATAATTCCACGGCTACATTGACCGGCGTGGGGAGTTCTGTTATCCCCCAGTCGCTGCAGAGTAATGTGATACAGCTTCATGAATTTCTCTTTGGTGACGATGGATATACGTATTCTTCCACAGTGGCCGAGATAAGCGATGAGATACAGAACCATGCTTTATACAGCACAACAGATGATACATCCGAATATAATGATTATTCTGGGACAGACTATTATAATGACCCTTACAGCAATTCCGATACTTATAGTTCCGGCCAGTATAACAGCACAACTGATGTGCAGGGGACAGGCGGCTATGGGGGGAATACAGATGTGGGCAACAGCTATGAAGTGCAGGATAATACAGGGGGAGGCACTGATGCAGGCACTGCCACAGAAAATATCCCCGATGCCGGGGTATCTGACAGTACGGCGGATGGGACGGCAGGCCAGGGAACAGACACAGGATTATATTAG
- a CDS encoding cohesin domain-containing protein, with translation MKKIVKRLGAAAAALCLAAISFSFITFAAEGTLAFSDPTAAAGENVTVTAKVSTGGAAIGDTAITVTYDTSILKFVSGTNVTGGDGTLQLSGTGDGTSSEASYSMEFTALKEGTASVQATTYTAYLYSDEALNLSLGSASVTIQGGTPVSDAESGSSGKASTGGLQVDVDGKSYTVNENFSEAAVPNGFTATDMELNGTATKAMVQEQSGQYMFYLEDESGNSDYFLYSTDDGSFTQTEVVDVNTDLSIYLINHEDKEGLPGEYQETTTDIGGKVFTAWQNTSQQEYYLVYALSSVGSKGYYQYDTTEKTYQRYTVPTVQEEETGNSLTDKVMGFLEKYLTIIMCVVWGVILLLLIIIIILAVKLSHRNQELDDLYDEYGLDAEGGGDGDDVPRVAKKSRQQFAGFSDAKEDEYEDDEYDDEYADDEYDGYDDYDDGYGDDGYEDEDYDEYSDEDGYDEYEEYEEEPVRKSKKKKDDYSMDFIDI, from the coding sequence ATGAAGAAAATAGTCAAGAGGCTGGGCGCAGCAGCAGCGGCCTTATGTTTGGCAGCTATAAGCTTTTCATTTATTACATTTGCAGCGGAGGGGACGCTGGCGTTCTCTGACCCGACTGCAGCAGCCGGAGAGAATGTCACAGTGACGGCTAAGGTCAGTACTGGAGGTGCAGCCATTGGCGATACGGCTATCACGGTCACTTATGATACCTCGATTCTAAAATTTGTCAGTGGTACAAATGTGACAGGGGGAGACGGCACACTGCAGCTTAGCGGCACGGGAGACGGAACCTCATCAGAAGCCAGCTATTCTATGGAATTCACAGCTTTGAAGGAGGGGACTGCCTCCGTGCAGGCAACAACCTATACAGCTTATTTATATTCAGATGAAGCTTTGAATCTTTCTCTTGGAAGCGCTTCTGTAACCATCCAGGGCGGGACGCCGGTTAGCGATGCAGAGTCAGGCAGCAGCGGTAAGGCGTCTACAGGCGGCCTGCAGGTAGATGTGGACGGGAAGTCCTATACAGTCAATGAGAACTTCTCAGAGGCAGCCGTGCCGAATGGATTTACAGCTACGGATATGGAGCTGAACGGTACGGCTACAAAGGCCATGGTACAGGAGCAGAGCGGACAGTATATGTTCTACCTGGAGGATGAGAGCGGAAATTCAGATTATTTTTTATATAGTACGGATGACGGCTCTTTTACCCAGACAGAGGTGGTAGATGTGAATACAGATTTGTCCATCTATCTGATAAACCATGAGGACAAAGAAGGGCTGCCCGGGGAGTATCAGGAGACTACCACTGATATAGGTGGGAAAGTATTTACCGCATGGCAGAATACTTCCCAGCAGGAATATTATCTGGTATATGCGCTCAGCAGCGTTGGGTCTAAGGGGTATTATCAGTATGATACGACGGAAAAAACTTATCAGAGATATACTGTGCCCACTGTACAGGAGGAAGAGACAGGCAATTCCCTGACGGATAAAGTGATGGGATTTCTGGAGAAATACCTGACCATTATAATGTGTGTGGTGTGGGGAGTTATTCTCCTCCTTCTCATTATTATAATCATACTGGCTGTAAAGCTTTCCCACAGAAACCAGGAACTTGACGATCTATATGATGAATATGGACTGGATGCGGAAGGAGGCGGGGACGGTGATGATGTTCCCCGTGTAGCGAAGAAATCCAGGCAGCAATTTGCTGGTTTTAGTGATGCAAAAGAAGATGAGTACGAGGATGATGAGTACGACGACGAATATGCGGACGATGAGTATGACGGCTATGATGATTACGACGACGGTTATGGAGATGACGGCTACGAGGATGAGGACTATGACGAGTATTCGGATGAGGATGGCTACGATGAATACGAGGAATATGAGGAAGAGCCTGTAAGAAAATCAAAGAAGAAAAAAGATGACTACTCCATGGATTTTATTGATATTTAA